GCTTTTTCCAGAACGGAGACCGGACAAGCGCTGAACGACGCGTTGTTTGATGGGTTTGATCGTATGTTCAACGATATTTCCTACCAGTTGGGACAAGCGGTTGCCCGTGCTCTCAGGGCGTCTGACCTTTGAGGTTGGTTTGGTGTTGACTTTCTTCTGCAATCTATGGATAAGCGCGCATCCCGGCCGGTCATCCGCGCCGGGTCTCGTTATTATTTGACCCTTAAGATACATCGAAAGGGTCTGTCACACAGCCCGAAAAGGGCGCGCTGTTCGAGGTGGCTTAAGCCAGAAACGCCCGAAAGGGGACCACAGAACGCGGGTATGAAAAGGAAAGACGCATGTTTGCGGTCCTCAAGACTGGCGGCAAGCAGTACAAGGTTCAGGCGGGCGATATCCTCCGCGTTGAAAAACTGGCTGCCGACGCAGGTGAAAAAGTTCAATTCAACGATGTTCTGATGCTGGGCGGTGACGCGCCGGTTGTTGGCGCACCTTTCGTTGAAGGCGCAGGCGTACAGGCCGAAGTGATCGAACAGATCAAAGGTGACAAGGTCATCAAATTCGTCAAGCGCCGTCGTAAGCACAGCTCGAAGCGTACCGTTGGCCACCGTCAGAAGCTGACACTGGTCAAGATCACCGACATCCTGTCGTCGGGCGCTGACAAGTCGGGCATCAAAGCTGCAACCGGATCAGCTCCGGCTGGCGAAGCAGCACCTGCTGCAAAGCCTGCCAAGAAAGCAGAAGCCAAAGCAGAGGCACCCGCCGCTGCTGCTGCCGCTGACGATCTGACCAAGCTGAACGGTGTCGGTCCTGCCGCTGCCAAAAAGCTGGTTGAAGCCGGTATCGAGAGCTTTGCCGCTCTGGCCGCCTTGTCGGATGAGCAGATTGCTGCTATCGACACCATCAAAGTGAAACCCGAATGGGTTGAGCAAGCCAAAGAGCTGGCTCAGGGCTAAGGAGAGAGAGAATGGCACATAAAAAAGCTGGCGGTTCCTCCCGTAACGGTCGCGACTCAGCTGGTCGCCGCCTTGGCGTGAAACTGTATGGTGGCCAGGCAGCCATCGCAGGCAACATCATCGTACGTCAGCGCGGCACCAAGTTCTGGCCGGGCGAAGGCGTAGGCATGGGCAAAGATCACACCATCTTTGCAACCACCGATGGCGCCGTGAAGTTCCACAAGGGACTCAAAAACCGCACCTTCATTTCGGTCCTGCCAGTGGCGGAGGCCGCAGAGTAAGCCGAGACCCAGAAGGTTAATAAAAAATTCATGGGGGACCGGCAGAAAATGCCGGTCCCTTTTTCGTTTTAACACAGTCGTGATCCAAAGAGCCGATGACCGTTGCAACCACCAGCTTCCTAATCTTTGCCGCCTCGCAGGTTGGCACGCCGGGACCGGCCAATATGGTCCTGCTGGGAACAGGTGCG
The genomic region above belongs to Ruegeria sp. HKCCD4315 and contains:
- a CDS encoding 50S ribosomal protein L21, which translates into the protein MFAVLKTGGKQYKVQAGDILRVEKLAADAGEKVQFNDVLMLGGDAPVVGAPFVEGAGVQAEVIEQIKGDKVIKFVKRRRKHSSKRTVGHRQKLTLVKITDILSSGADKSGIKAATGSAPAGEAAPAAKPAKKAEAKAEAPAAAAAADDLTKLNGVGPAAAKKLVEAGIESFAALAALSDEQIAAIDTIKVKPEWVEQAKELAQG
- the rpmA gene encoding 50S ribosomal protein L27 gives rise to the protein MAHKKAGGSSRNGRDSAGRRLGVKLYGGQAAIAGNIIVRQRGTKFWPGEGVGMGKDHTIFATTDGAVKFHKGLKNRTFISVLPVAEAAE